One Deltaproteobacteria bacterium genomic window, CCACATGGCCGTTTCCGGCGTCGCCGTGCAGATCCTTGCAGCCCTCCTGGCGATGCAGCACCTTCCCCGACAGGTCGACGATTTCGGCGCCGATGGGGAGACGGTAGTCCTTGGGGTTGGCGGCAAAGTCCGGGTGCGGGATGGTGACTGCGAACAGGTCATGTGCCAATGGCACCGCCCCGCCGTGGTGGGGACCCGCGTTGAGCTTGGGTGGTTTGTAGTTGGCTCGCTTCTTCCCAAGTTCGTCCTCGTTGAGCAGCACCACGTCGCCGGTTCCGTCGTAGAATATGGCGGACCACTTGCCACTGACATACAAGTGCACCGGGCGTTCGCCGGTCAGGTCCACATCGATTCGCTTGACCGGTCCGGTCACCTGGTCGAGATGGTCGCCATGGCGTTCCCGGTAGATACCACCGTCGAAGACGTGCACGGTGTTGGCGTCGCTGGAGACCGCGAGGGCATAGCGCCCGCTCTTGGTGGCGTAGATGCGGCCGGCCGGGGACCCCATGTCAAAGGCGTCCTGCTTCACATCGCCCTTTTTCAGGTCGATGATCGACAACATGCCGGTCTCGCCGTCGCCCACCAGCAGGCGGCCCGCGACGGAAGTCGGGCTCGCGGTGGCCGCGTGGACGGCGAACAACAGAGCCACCGAGGCAGCCAGGATTGCGAGTAGCTTCAGCTTCTTGATTCTCATTGGGACATGCATTCCTTTCACGCAAGTAACTTTAGTAATGATATTTACTTATCATTATATGATGGTTGTCAAACCCGCCCTGCCGGTCAGTTCACGTTGCTTTGCAGCGCCTTTCCGAAGCCGCGGGCGTTGAACTGCAGGAGCTTCTCGTAGCTGTCTCGCGCGGCATCGCCGGGATCGCCCAGCGGATCCACCACTACGGTCCGGCCACCGAACTCCTTGCTAATGGTCTGGGCCACGCGGGGACTCAGTTGCGGCTCCACCAGCATGGCCCCGAGCCCCTCGGCGCGGGCGTCGCGCACGAGCTTGGCCACTTCCTTGGGCGTGGGTTCCTCGCCGGCGAATTCCTGGACCACCGCCACCTCCTCCAACCCGTAGCGCTCGGCAAAGTAGACCCAGGCGTCGTGGAAGGCGATGTACTTGCGCACCTTCGCCTTGGCCAGCTCCGACCGGACCCGCTGGTCCAAGGCGGTCAGCCTCCGTTGGAAGTCCTGGCGGCGCTTCTCGTAGTAGTCCTTGCCGGCCGGGTCCGCTGCGATCAACCGTTGCGTCACCGCCGGAACCACGGCGTCCCTGACGCGGATCGGGTCCAGCCAGAAGTGCGGATCGAAATCCCCGTGTTCCTCGCCGCTCTCTTTGGCGACCTTCTCTTCACCATGGCCGTGATGCTCATCCTTCCTGGCGGCCTTCTCTTCACCATGGCCGTGATGTTCATCCTTCATGGCCGCCTTCTCTTCGCCGTGGTGATGGTGGTGTTCTGCTGCTTCCAAGAGGTTCAGGTTCGGCGTGTCTATCAGCGCCACGACCTCGATTCCCTTGGGGGCCGCCGCCAGCAACTTCTCCGAAAAGGCATCCAACCCGCCGCCGATGCTGACGAAGTACCGCGCCCGGACGAGTTTTCGGATGTCGCTGGGCACGGGCTCGAACATATGGGGGCTTGCCCCAGGCGGCACCAACGCGGCCACGTTGACTCGCGCCCCGCCCAACTCCTCGACGATATACGCCGCCGGAATCACGGTCGTGACGACGTTGACCGACTGCGCCCAGGCAAAGGTTGAAAGCACACTGATCCAAAAGCCGGCCGCGATGGCAAGAAACAGGCTCCCCGGTCTCTTCATTGCAAGTTCCTCCTGATCTCAAAAAGGTAATGAGAAACTATTATCAAGATTGAGAGTCTTGTCAACCGCGGCATTCGTCGAAATGCTCGGTGACAGTGTAGCGCGCGGACCAGCCTGGATCGGTGCCGGACCAGAGCGGAATCCGGCCAATTCTGTTCGAGAAGGCGGATGCGCCCGGGCGGTCATCGCCGAAAGCGCGAGGTTTACTGGTACTGGGCGGCGCGCCGCTGCCTGAGAAATTCTCCGGCGGCGATGGGGGGATACCGGGCGGGCCGGCCGGCGTCGCAGCAGGAGTCGAGGCACCGGACCGTGGCCGCGCTGTTGGGGTTGTAGAAGAACACGTTGGAGTACCGGGACTGTTCCGCGTTGGCGCTCGGCAGGGCCACCCGATGCTTCGGCGAACGGTAGATGCCGTTGCTCCAGCGTGACAGGAGGTCCGCCACGTTGACCGTGACGGTGCCAGGCACCACCGGGACCGTCAGCCACCGGCCGTCCACCAGCGCCTCCAGACCTTCCACCTCGTCCTGGAAGACCAGTGTGACGGTGCCGTAGTCGGTGTGCGCTCCGGCGCGCAGTTGTCCGTCTCCAGGCGGGCGCGTCAGCGGCGGGTAGTGGAAGAAACGCGCGGTGCTGGCGTGGGGCGCGTGCTTGTCCTCGAAGAAGTCTTCGGGCGCGCCCAGGGAAAGCGCCATGGCGCGAACCAGTGCCGCGCACGCGTGCGCGGCGGCCTCGTGGAGTTCCAGGACCGTCTCGCGGAAACCGGCCACCGGGATGTGCCAGCGGTCCAGCAGCTTCAGGCTGGCCTGGTTCAGGCTGAAGGATTCCTTGAGGTCTCCCGGCTGTTGGGTATCGAGGTGTTCGACGGCGACGCCGACGTAGCCCGAGATGACGTCCAGGTCGGATCGGCCTATGGCGTCCTTGACCTCCGCGGGCAGGGCGAAGAACTCCTTGGCCTTGGCGGCGACGCGCTGGACCAGCTCGGACGGCAGCGGCAGGTTGGCGACGTTGAGGAAGCCGTACTCGCCGCAGGCCGTGCGGACCTCGTCCGCGACCCGGCGGCGCGCCGCCGCGTCACCCTTCAGGAACGGTCCGAAATCGACTTCCGGGATACCGGCTGACATGGGGCCCTCGCCAATAAGAGTTACTCAATAACATCAAATGGTTCTGGCGTTTTTCCCAAGGTCCGACCCCACCGTGCGGGGCGCCGGGGTATCCGCCGGTCAAGCGTCCGTGGGGTCCGTCAAACGGGTGGCACCCGCCTCGGTGACCAACTGCTCCAGCCGGTCATACGGCTCCGCGCCGACGATGGCCAAGCCCTCCGAGAGATAGGTGGGCACCGCGCGCACGCCCAGGGAATGGCAGCGCTGCCAGTCGTCGTTGACTTCCTGCTCAAAGGCGCGGTCGGACAAGATCCGGCGCGCTCCCTCCACCGGCAATCCCGCCTCTTCCGCCAGTCCGAGCAGGACCTCCGGCTCCCCGATGTTCGCCGCGTCGACGAAGTAGGCGCGGAACACAGCGTCGTTGAAGGCGTCTTCCCGCTCCTCGCGTTTGGCCCATTTCGCCACTTCCTGGGCCAGCCGGCTGTTGTAGCTGAACTTCCGTTCCGTGAACGGCAGGCCCTCGCGCGCGAGCATGGTATCCACCCGGCTGGGCCCGCTCATGTTGCGCGGCTTGCCCTCGGTCGGGGTTTCGGGATGGAGCGGGAACTGGGTGTAGACGACGTTGAGATCGTAATTGTGCCTGAGTTTCTCAATACGCCCGGTACTGAGATAGCACCACGGTCAGACGAAGTCGGAGAAGACCTCCAGGGTCACTCGATCAGCCATCGGCATCTCCCTTCCCGCGCTCCGCGGGGTTTTCGCGCGCACCCAAAAAGAGCGCCATGGTATCAGATCGGGGCTTGCCGTGCGACCGGATCACGCGTCGAATACAGGATCATTCACCGTTTGCCGAACGCCTCCCATCAGCGCTTACTCCGCGGTCAAGTTGAGGCTGCCGGCCTCACCTGGTTGTCGATCTCCGCGCCGCGGTCCCGTTCGACCAGCGCGATGTCGTACTGGCTCTGGAGTGCGAGCCAGAAACCGGGGCGATTGCCGAAGTAGCGTCCCAGCCGCACCGCCGTTTCCGCGGTGATCGAGCGCCGTCCGTTCAGGATGTCGGTGACACGGCCGGAGGGGACACCGAGGGCCAGGGCCAACCGGTTGGCGCTCAGTCCGCGGGCCTCGATCTCACGTTTCAGCAGTCTTCCCGGATGGACGACAGGGGGCATGGCATCATCCTTTGTGATAGTCGACGATCTCCACGTTGAAGGCATCGCCCTTGCGAAACTCGAAGCAGATTCGCCAAGGCCCGTTTACGGTCATGGCCCACTGCGCCTTGCGCTCGCCCTTGAGCTTGTGGAGTCCGACGCTCTTGAGCGGGCTCAGGTCCCGAAGCGTGTCGGCCGCGTTGAGTGCGAGCAAAAGGTCCGCGGCCATGTCCGTGTCCAGACTACCGAAGGCCTTGGGTCGTTCGCCGTCCCAGACCCTGCGGGTCGCGGCGTTACACCAAGACCGGATCATGGCAAAAACGTAGTACGCTGCCCGGTGAATTGCAAGAGCATCCTACGGGTGTTTCACTGAGCGCGCGGCAAGGCTCGGGAAAGGATTGAGTTGTGAAGACCGAAGGCAACGCCGAGACCGTTTCAGAGGAGCCGCTCTCTCATCGGATCGCCACGTTCCTCCAGCGGGTCCGAAACCGCGGCGTGTCCCGGCGTGTCCGGGAGACGGCCAAAGAGCACCTTCTCGACGGTTTCGCGAACATGCTCGGCGGCGCGCCGGAAGCGGCGAGCCGCCGG contains:
- a CDS encoding DsbA family oxidoreductase — its product is MADRVTLEVFSDFVUPWCYLSTGRIEKLRHNYDLNVVYTQFPLHPETPTEGKPRNMSGPSRVDTMLAREGLPFTERKFSYNSRLAQEVAKWAKREEREDAFNDAVFRAYFVDAANIGEPEVLLGLAEEAGLPVEGARRILSDRAFEQEVNDDWQRCHSLGVRAVPTYLSEGLAIVGAEPYDRLEQLVTEAGATRLTDPTDA
- a CDS encoding metal ABC transporter substrate-binding protein, which translates into the protein MKRPGSLFLAIAAGFWISVLSTFAWAQSVNVVTTVIPAAYIVEELGGARVNVAALVPPGASPHMFEPVPSDIRKLVRARYFVSIGGGLDAFSEKLLAAAPKGIEVVALIDTPNLNLLEAAEHHHHHGEEKAAMKDEHHGHGEEKAARKDEHHGHGEEKVAKESGEEHGDFDPHFWLDPIRVRDAVVPAVTQRLIAADPAGKDYYEKRRQDFQRRLTALDQRVRSELAKAKVRKYIAFHDAWVYFAERYGLEEVAVVQEFAGEEPTPKEVAKLVRDARAEGLGAMLVEPQLSPRVAQTISKEFGGRTVVVDPLGDPGDAARDSYEKLLQFNARGFGKALQSNVN
- a CDS encoding isopenicillin N synthase family oxygenase, which encodes MSAGIPEVDFGPFLKGDAAARRRVADEVRTACGEYGFLNVANLPLPSELVQRVAAKAKEFFALPAEVKDAIGRSDLDVISGYVGVAVEHLDTQQPGDLKESFSLNQASLKLLDRWHIPVAGFRETVLELHEAAAHACAALVRAMALSLGAPEDFFEDKHAPHASTARFFHYPPLTRPPGDGQLRAGAHTDYGTVTLVFQDEVEGLEALVDGRWLTVPVVPGTVTVNVADLLSRWSNGIYRSPKHRVALPSANAEQSRYSNVFFYNPNSAATVRCLDSCCDAGRPARYPPIAAGEFLRQRRAAQYQ
- a CDS encoding type II toxin-antitoxin system RelE/ParE family toxin, translated to MAADLLLALNAADTLRDLSPLKSVGLHKLKGERKAQWAMTVNGPWRICFEFRKGDAFNVEIVDYHKG
- a CDS encoding HigA family addiction module antitoxin, with amino-acid sequence MPPVVHPGRLLKREIEARGLSANRLALALGVPSGRVTDILNGRRSITAETAVRLGRYFGNRPGFWLALQSQYDIALVERDRGAEIDNQVRPAAST